DNA sequence from the Acanthochromis polyacanthus isolate Apoly-LR-REF ecotype Palm Island chromosome 5, KAUST_Apoly_ChrSc, whole genome shotgun sequence genome:
acatatgttcaatgggattcagatctgggctcatagaaggccactttagaatagtccaacgcttttctctcagccattcttgggtgtttttggctgtgtgttttggatggttgtcctgttggaagacccatgacctgcgactgagaccaagctttctgacagtaggcagcacatttctctccagaatgccttgatagtcttcagatttcatcgtaccttgcacactttcaagacaccctgtgccagatgcagcaaagcagccccaaaacattactgagcctcctccatgtttcaccgtagggacagtgttcttttcttcgtatgcttggtttttgagtctatgaacatagagttgatgtgccttaccaaaaagctccagtttggtctcatctgtccaaaggacattctcccagaagctttgtggcttgtcaacatgcatttttgcaaattccagtctcgcttttttatgactttttttcagcagtggtgtcctccttggtcgtctcccatgaagtccactttggctcaaacaacgacgaatggtgccatctgacactgatgtaccttggccttggagttcacctttaatttctttggaggttgctctgggctctttggatacaattccaacgatccgtctcttcaatttgtcatcaattttcctcttgcggccacgtccagggaggttggctactgtcccgtgggtcttgaacagAGCCGGCCCACGGCATAGGCGGCCTAGACCGTTGCCTAGGGCGCCATCTGGTGAGGGGGCGCCAAATGGCAGTCTCCCTCTcagtctttctttcctttttttttaaatttttttttattcactttcttaATGCACCATTATGTTTACTCTCAGTCTCtcaacctataaataactacaaattttgtgaaacttaaaataaaactcgTTTTCACTAATCATGACTCACAACTCTCGCGAGTTGTGAGTCACGCATGCATCCTTTTCCATCTGATCTGCGGCGCCGCCGCCGGGGCGGCGCCCCGCGCTACTACAGCATGCTGTTGAGTTTACAAGGTGAGTGAGTGGGGGATGGGCAGCGCATCCCATCAGTTTATTGATGAGATGGTCGTCGTCGTAGCgctgtcatttttgtaaacatAAAACTTTTATCATGAAAAGGCTGTCCAAGCCTTCGGGTGCTGCTTTCAGAAAGcgaagaagagaagaggaggagaaacgggCTCAAAGTCGAGGTATATATTCTTTGGATAATGACATAATTCGACCTTTCATCTGGATGTCAATTTACGATTGTGCTAACGCTAGCTAAGTCAAATGCTACTTATTATGTGCTATAACCTACCTCTATTTGTTGAAACATCATACATTCTTGCCTGTGCCAGTTTATTTAATAGAGCAGACGTTTTACCTCGTTGGTTTAGTCACTTTTGTGCATAATCCACAAATTCATGTAATGTGCAAGCATGTTTCTTTTGATCAGATGCTCTGAGAAAATATCTACAGCCACGACAGGGGCCAACtgtagaagctgctgcagaagagGCAGCAAGCTCGGTCTCACAGTTACCTTCTCCTGTGGCTGTTAGTGACAGTGACAGTGAACATTGTAAGTTGAAAGGATTACTAATGTTTATGTAATAGTTTTGTTGGAGTGGTATGAGATACTCCACTGTCTATGACTTATATATGTTATTATGTTGgctcaccaaaaagtcaataatctattatttggtgttttacacAGCATCTCAAGCATTAAGCAGAAGCACAGCAGTGATTGAGACACAACTTCAAAATGTTGATGCTGGTGAGCATTACAATAGCAAAGTAGTAGCAATGTAATTATACGTCTTATATAAGATTTGAATCAAATCCATCCactttatgttttgtattatataattttcacaaaaacaattgaggaaaaaaagtaaTTCTTAAAGATCtatatgtttttgctttgtacAGGAGCAGTCAGTgaagcaccaagcagcagcactGTAATTCTTCAGACACCACCTCAAACGGTTGAACCAGGTGAGTATTATACATTTTGTATTATATATAGGAATATACATTCattctattttatatatatatatatatatatatatatatatatatatatatatatatatatatataaactcgTGAGAAAAGCATACACAATTACTTAAACAATCAATACATCATGTTATGGTCATTTGTTGGCaaataaaagagtaaaaaaaaaaatcttggtgttcttcaaaaatatggtacaatttagtgttttagtttgttgctcACTGTGTGCATTATCTTTATTTAATGCCAGAATGCAAATTATGCATACTTATCatactttgaaaaacaaatatattttctgcattttatagaaatatttgaatcacagtaaaaaaataaataaataaaatttatttgtCCTGTCATTGACATCTTGTGTATTTTAATCTCTTACAGAAGGACCCAGCACCAGCAGTCTCAATACAATCCGCCAGCCTACAGGCGCTCCATCAACATCAACAGATGTATGTGAGCCCATCTCAGCAGCCCCCATTGATCCCGCTGATTGGCCACCCAACTTGTCTGATTCAGAGAGGACTGAATTGGTTAGTCGAGGACCACCTGTAATAAGGTCAGACTTCTCGTTCCCCAAAAAACAGGATGGAAGAAGTTGCCATCACCGCCATTTCTTCAGACTGTTGAccaatggggaaaaaatcaaaaGGTCATGGCTCATGTattcaaaaaagaaagatagtttgtactgtttctgctgcaagCTCTTCTCACAGAAGACTTTTAAACTTAGCAAGGATGGCACTGATGACTGGAAAAACTGTGGTGACATActtaaaacacatgaaaacagtaaagaaCACACAAATAACATGGGAAGCTGGAGAGAACTTGAAAGTCGTTCAAAAAAGGGTCAAACAATTGACAATATTGAGATGGCCATAATACATGCTGAAAGGAGGAGATGGCGGGAAGTTCTCACCAGACTTGTGGCAATTATTAAGTCACTGGCAGAGAGAAATATTGCACTCAGGGGTTCCACAGACCAACTTAATCAGCCAAACAATGGAAATTTCCTTAAGGAAGTGGAGTTAATGGCTCAGTTTGATCCTGTGCTTTTAGGAGAACAGTGAACAGGGAGAAGAGGCTCTGCTGTTTGTGACGTAGAAGCAACAGACAGCTCGTTTTTCTCAGGTCTGGGAGGGGCTGCTAgttgagcagcagaaacaggaaaagcacaaacaaacggggacaaaaaaaaaaacactttggggGTGTTTTTGAAGAGGAAATAACAGTATGACATGGTTAAAACCTACAAAAAGTGGATTTTGCATGATATAGCTCCTATTGTTATGATTATGTTAACAAATTAAAGCAGGTCTTTAGTGTAGACACCTCTGCTGAATCTCTGCGCAGAGATTTATGGGAAAGTGTATTGGATTcgaagggggggggggcgcCGTATTACTATTTTGCCTAGGGTGCCTGTGaacctagggccggccctggtcttgaacttctgaataatatgagccactgttgtcacaggaacttcaagctgtttagagatggtcttatagcctttacctttaagatgtttgtctatcattttttttcggatgtcctgggacaattctctccttcgctttctgttgtccatgttcagtgtggtacacaccttttcaccaaacagcagggtgactacttgtctccctttaaataggcagactgactgattatgagtttggaaacacctgtgatgtcaattaaatgacacacctgagttaatcatgtcactctggtcaaatagttttcaatcttttatagaggtaccatcatttttgtccaggcctgtttcattagtttgtttttttaaataattatgttaatcaacaattcaaaagtaatggctgtttttgattatttcattttcaataaatttttatttattgttacttttgtgagtttcaagtgatttcagtgagaattgtgggtttttccttcttgaactgaggggtaccaacaattttgtccacgtgtgtactatACAGTTTTGATAAACAGCTTTGAAAATAGTCATTAGACTGTGAATtctgaatcttttttttcctttggttgCAAAGGACAGTTCTCTTCTATTAGGCATTGGTGTGTGATACTTTGGTTAGAATTATCTGATGATATtacttttttacagtttcaatACATCACATTTTAAGCTTAATTTACTGTATGTACTGAATTACTTTTGgactttttcatgtctttttaaaaGATCCTGTAATTATTCAAGCACTATGtttaaattcaaacaaaaatgattCATATAGAAGTCCTGTAGTGTAGACTTTGTAAATAAAACGCCAGGTGGTCTAATAACTGTTTCCAGATGTGTATGACAGACATAATGGGAAAAAGAATGTCATGTTTTTTAGCCAATAGCACCATTTAGCACAATGCAATTGATTTATATTAAATTcagtataataataattttacatAATATATCAAAAAAGTACCAAAAAagctataaaaataaacatgttaatGGAGAAAAAAGATATGCGTTAAAGTACAAAAAGAGAATAGAAAACAGTCTACACAACTTTTGTGCAGCGCAAAATATGAAGGATGAGTCCTTTCATTTTAACAGGTAATAACAGACATTAatgttttgattaaaaaattgAGTGGCAAttgaaaatgacatgaaattgaTGCCACCACATCCTGTAGTTCATTCTACGACCACATGATGGAGAAACTGCAGCAGGAGAGAGCGTCTGCTGAACATGAGCTTTCCATGTAAAGTTTGCAGTCAGCACTAGTGACTCTTCATGGATTAGCAGCGAGTGTTGTAGTGATTGCTACGCAGAGTTTTGCATAAATTAGATGATTACATCGCCCTTTGAAATTGGCTTTCTAGTCCATTGGTCAGAGAGTGTTACACTGGCAGTTCACTGACAGAACAtaaacaaaattcaatttgttCCACCTGAGTAACCCCTGCTCAACAGGAACATGTCAAACAAGCAACTATGTACACATTTTTCATTACTCTGGAGGGTAAACCACTTAGTAACAAGAAAATCTCTCCTTGAAGTATACTTTTAAAGACCTACTGTCAGACAAACAGGCTTATTCAATTATAAAATCAATCTCCTTGTGTTAAAGATAAAAGGCCATGTTgtgtaaaaatatttcaaagacaGTTGCAGCTATGATATCTTCTAAAATGTCCTTTTCAGTTAGAAGTCAGTAAACAAAGGGAGATGACATATCAACTGACATTAAATCCAATAACgaacaaaacacagacattgATATTTCTGTTTACAGAGAGTGACATACATTAAAGCATGAATTTCCATAATCATCCAATCATAACTAAGCGATTAGATTACATGGCACACATCCCGGCTGATCTGAGGCCCAATGGGACAAAGGATGGTAAAACTTGGAAACACATTTGtgtttggcaagaaaaaaaaaagacttttctgCAAATGATCCCATAAATTATTAACATTACttggaaagaaatgaagaaaaataaaacaggaattGGCAACCAGCAAAAAAATATCCGCTGTTACCTCCGCTGGCACAGAGACTGTTTTATGGCTCTCTAGAATGAGGTGGTCCTCATCAAGAACAGGCTCTACAGCTGGTTTGAAAAATAAGTTGCATAAGGCCTCTCCAGTGGCTCGATTTGGCTTATCTTCCATTATAATTAATGCACAAATGAGAGTAAATGCTTCAATAACGCATAATCACTCGGTGAGCGTCACAGCAGAAGAAAATCATCATCACTCCTCACTTCAGTCTTTACATTCTCTGTTGTTCAGCTGTCAGAATGATTCCTTTTGGAGCGGTTACACTCTTCAGTTAAAACCCCACGAGGACCAGTCCAGAGATCATCTATTGTGATTGTGAGAATAAAATGAAGCAGCTCAGTTATGTTCACAAAACAATGAGTAGGAAATACATTTAGAGTGGaatttttctttacattgttcattaaagctgcattaagaCAAGTCATGGTGAGACATAATGTGTCATACAATACTTGCAGTGTATAGAGGTTGGAGCACAACTTACAGTGAATACAGGGGTTTAATGCCTTGCTAAGGAATCCTTTGGCATGATAGATTAATGTTAGAGACATCAAACCAGAATCTCTTCGGGTGAGTGATTAAGACACATACAACGTGGATGCAAATGCCTTTACTCAGTGAGTCGCACACATGTCATGTACATGTCATTTCAATGTTCTCTCTTCCCACATTTAATGTCTCTATTCACTGTCACTATCTCATAAATGTGGAAAGCAGGGCCTTTCCATTTCAGACAGAGGCTTAAGCAGATCAAGATATCATTGGCGAGAAAGAGACAAAGGGCAAAATCTCGAGgctatttcatttttcatatttttccagTGTCAGTGAATAAGACAGAGATCAGAGCGCTGAAATGATCCCTCAGATGCTCAATACTTTATGCTGTATGGCCACCAGTAATTTTATTTCACTGGTATCATAAAGTTGCTCTGATCTTACTCAGAAATTGAAACATTTCACCCGTTTCTGTGTATTTATTAAACAAGTCACATTGTGATTTGCTTCATCAAGCATAAATTGAAAGGAACTCAAACAATTTTCAGCCTTTCAAGGTTCTAGCAGACAgtgaaacatttaaattcagTGACATTTCCTCCTTTGCTTGTATCTTTGAAGTGCAGCAATGTGGCAGGGCTGTGCATATACAGCATGCATAATAAATGAAGCCAGAAGACACACAGATGAGTCGGCCTGGCGGCTGCCGTTGCTCACGCACAATCTCTCACAAGTCGCACCAAAAAATGGATGGCGTGTCACACAAGATCAATACACAGAACTCCCCCTTCTACAAAGAAGTGCGCATTGAAACTCTGACTTCTTATTGCTACTTTTTTATGTTCATGAGGTTTATGAGGAAGAGCTGACTGCGCATTATCCATGACTCTTTGACAGCACACGTGGCCACGTATAAACAAATGAGCCAAATAATGTGTTtagtttcagacatttatgaCTTGTGCTTCAATTTAATTAGCTGTAGACATGCCGATGACTAAATATATTACTGAGTTCTTAATCTCTATGGTCAAGGCAAGTGTTTACAggtagttttttatttttaacattaaaatgtgTACATGCTGAAATTCAGATTCAGTCTCCGTGTGTCAGACTATGAGGTATTGTGATTCAACAATAACCCTAAAAAATATTGTGGTCTGTCACACAATAatccttctctctctcactttttggtctctaggcactgctacacacgtggacaaaattgttggtacccctcagttaaagaaggaaaagcccacaattctcactgaaatcacttgaaactcacaaaagtaacaataaataaaaatttattgaaaatgaaataatcaaaaacagccattacttttgaattgttgattaacataattatttaaaaaaacaaactaatgaaacaggcctggacaaaaatgatggtacctctataaaagattgaaaactatttgaccagagtgacatgattaactcaggtgtgtcatttaattgacatcacaggtgtttccaaactcataatcagtcagtctgcctatttaaagggagacaagtagtcaccctgctgtttggtgaaaaggtgtgtaccacactgaacatggacaacagaaagcgaaggagagaattgtcccaggacatccgaaaaaaaatgatagacaaacatcttaaaggtaaaggctataagaccatctctaaacagcttgaagttcctgtgacaacagtggctcatattattcagaagttcaagacccacgggacagtagccaacctccctggacgtggccgcaagaggaaaattgatgacaaattgaagagacagatcgttggaattgtatccaaagagcccagagcaacctccaaagaaattaaaggtgaactccaaggccaaggtacatcagtgtcagatggcaccattcgtcgttgtttgagccaaagtggacttcatgggagacgaccaaggaggacaccactgctgaaaaaaactcataaaaaagcaagactggaatttgcaaaaatgcatgttgacaagccacaaagcttctgggagaatgtcctttggacagatgagaccaaactggagctttttggtaaggcacatcaactctatgttcatagactcaaaaaccaagcatacgaagaaaagaacactgtccctacggtgaaacacggaggaggctcagtaatgttttggggctgctttgctgcatctggcacagggtgtcttgaaagtgtgcaaggtacgatgaaatctgaagactatcaaggcattctggagagaaatgtgctgcctactgtcagaaagcttggtctcagtcgcaggtcatgggtcttccaacaggacaaccatccaaaacacacagccaaaaacacccaagaatggctgagagaaaagcgttggactattctaaagtggccttctatgagcccagatctgaatcccattgaacatatgtggaaggagctgaaacatgccatttggagaagacacccatcaaacctgagacaactggagctgtttgctcatgaggagtgggccaaaatacctgttgacagctgcagaatgctcattgacaaatacagaaatcgtttaattgcagtgattgcctcaaaaggttgtgcaacaaaatattaagttatgggtaccatcatttttgtccagccctatttcattagtttgtttttttaaataattatgttaatcaacaattcaaaagtgatggctgattttgattatttaattttcaataaatttttatttattgttacttttgtgagtttcaagtgatttcagtgagaattgtgggtttttccttctttaactgaggggtaccaacaattttgtccacgtgtgtatgtcccaacaaaaatatcaaaaacccATCAAAAATTCTGGTCAGGAGTATTGAAAAACACTGATATGATGTGTATATTTGCTAGTTGTAGAGTAGATATGTGTAATATAGACTGCAAATTATACCAACTGACTCTTACTACTTTTTCAGCTGAGCGTGCCAGGACTTACTGTACACATGGCTGCTGATAAGGTCAATGAATGAAGCTCTTTGTGGAATATTCACGTAGCCTGGATAATCCGTTCTGTAAACATAGAACTTATGATGATAATATCTTATGTCAACTATTATCTCTTTGCTACTGGCCAATATTTCAAGTTCACCTCAGTTTGACTACAGGTCATGTTTGGCATCTTATGCAATTTGGCTAAAGGCTTACTAATAATTACACAGTAAGCTTTAGGATCAAATTGAATTTGTCCAaatccacaaacaaaacaatctcATTACCATCTGAAACATGCTGTTGTAAATATTAAAGGCATTAAAACTATAACATATAAACAACAAAGGATTGAATATTCCTTCTGCTGTAGCTCAGGGtctctgtattttttgtattagGGGATCTGAAATGGTTACTGTTGCCATTTGCTTCCTGCTTCGAGAAATGGATGTCTTAACAATGTAGAAGCAAGAACtcatataaaacaaaattaatcaaaaaaattACCACTAAACCAAAGCTCTGTCATCGGCACGTTCAAGGACAAGGCTATGGCTTTTTAACACCACACACAACTCCAGTTTCAAGTGTTTGCTCTGACTTCCCAGAACCCAGAACAGCCATCGTTAAGATCCCGGACGGGTCCGGCTCTGACAGGGAATCACCGAGCTGGTTGACTCACTGCTAAGGGCCTCATTTAGATATAGATGTACATGTGGAGAACAGATAACAGTATAACACTGATAAGAAAGTGCACACATGAAGCACTGAATCACTGATGGACTGAACAATAAGCCCTGCAGTCTTATATCCAAGGACTCAAATGCAATTATTTTACAGCTGCAAAGCACTTTGTTTTTAGGGAGAATGCGATGATGCCTGGATTTAGTTTCACATGAAGGCCCGCTTTTCCCTGGGCACAACAAAGTTAATGAATATGCTGTAGTGATCCATGGTGAGGTTTCTTGGAACTTCTTGGAAAAAAGGCAGTTCAGATTTTCTCACCATCAGCAGAAgcgtatttttatattttgaacCATATTTCAATGAAAGTAGCAAGAGGGCACCACAAAGCTGCAAAAGATCATGAATCTTAAACCTCAGATTCCTTAATGTATTTCTTATGTGTGGCGCTTGTTTGAATCCACATCAAAATGCCTCACATGCTGCCCTGCACTGGAGAAAAGCTGAACAAGATTTCCCTGCGGACATCTCCCTCTTGTGACTTTCCAGATGCTGCTCTGATTCAAAGGCTCTGCGTAACATCCAAAAGAAAAGGTCTGCTGGAAAGTTCTCAACCAACAATCATGAACACATACGTTAAGCTCAGCTCcttgtggaaaataataaaaagctgctgtgaaaGAAGCAAGATGTCCTATAGAGAGAATATAGCTCATTTAACAAATTTGTGAGGACGAGGTACAGAAGTCTGTGAAGTACTTTAAACACTCCCTCGACTGAGAAATGCATTTTAcgtcatgtttttcatttgaatg
Encoded proteins:
- the LOC127534222 gene encoding zinc finger MYM-type protein 5-like, encoding MKRLSKPSGAAFRKRRREEEEKRAQSRDALRKYLQPRQGPTVEAAAEEAASSVSQLPSPVAVSDSDSEHSSQALSRSTAVIETQLQNVDAGAVSEAPSSSTVILQTPPQTVEPEGPSTSSLNTIRQPTGAPSTSTDVCEPISAAPIDPADWPPNLSDSERTELVSRGPPVIRSDFSFPKKQDGRSCHHRHFFRLLTNGEKIKRSWLMYSKKKDSLYCFCCKLFSQKTFKLSKDGTDDWKNCGDILKTHENSKEHTNNMGSWRELESRSKKGQTIDNIEMAIIHAERRRWREVLTRLVAIIKSLAERNIALRGSTDQLNQPNNGNFLKEVELMAQFDPVLLGEQ